The Aedes aegypti strain LVP_AGWG chromosome 3, AaegL5.0 Primary Assembly, whole genome shotgun sequence genome contains a region encoding:
- the LOC5565210 gene encoding BICD family-like cargo adapter 2 isoform X1 gives MSDLEEIGDMSNFDAWLEKDFLSKISRLETECEDSREKIKTLDKDLKKKTIECDILRAKVGKLETVPSNNAASTEKIEILEKELKRKTMELDILRSKLSNAEAKPEGSQDLAERVKQLEKELKKRIIENGILRGKLTDMDSEPQTPDAQEKVDELVRGLQRTESVVLKEKVRELEGDHEASERTGELERELKKKNIESDILRSKLKQFENTPASGQESSDKIRDLEKLVRKYQIEADILRAKVTSMESDAANKDEDESNERIEDLEKGLQRSTTEGNMLRAKMRMFESESSAASDSKNEKIEELQRGLKKSTTESTILRSKLNELENKQTASGASMYKVEQLEAELKKKNIENDILRSKVEQLERVPLADSPANAKVEELQKEVRKLKIENDILRSKLNHAEEEPTESQESTDRITGLENELKKRVIESDILRAKVTQLECELSPTKNSGERIEDLESELKKKMLENDILKSKVTQLEGEVLASQSNGKKGESQELKKLKEKHEEVLNKAKELLFERTKTVKTQEMQIKALQNQIENIKEVVTVTKDMLNIRNMEHEQLQTRFENIDSKMKAERERQTLLEKKLAASQKLYNDLREEYTKQVDLFKVSPTCSSCRTSKNATPKRSSSSKKKSSRSVTEGSNGHTNNKANNVGSSGSALLHPDEIRPGNSFTFRENSNAEAEPPQMRSCNCCRTS, from the exons ATGTCTGATTTGGAGGAAATTGGTGATATGAGCAATTTTGATGCGTGGCTAGAGAAAGATTTCCTGAGCAAAATCAGCCGGCTGGAGACGGAATGTGAGGATTCGAGAGAGAAGATCAAGACGTTGGACAAGGATCTCAAGAAAAAGACCATTGAATGTGATATTTTGAGGGCAAAAGTAGGCAAGCTGGAAACGGTGCCGTCGAATAATGCAGCTTCCACAGAAAAGATCGAGATTTTGGAGAAAGAGCTCAAGAGGAAAACTATGGAGCTTGATATCCTGAGATCAAAGCTGTCTAACGCCGAAGCAAAACCAGAGGGATCGCAAGACCTGGCTGAAAGGGTGAAACAGTTGGAGAAGGAATTAAAGAAGAGGATAATCGAGAATGGAATACTAAGGGGCAAGCTTACAGACATGGATTCAGAACCCCAAACTCCCGATGCACAGGAAAAAGTTGATGAACTGGTTCGAGGTCTTCAGCGGACGGAAAGTGTAGTGCTGAAGGAGAAGGTTAGGGAACTTGAGGGCGATCACGAGGCATCAGAGAGAACCGGCGAGCTTGAACGAGAACTAAAGAAAAAGAATATCGAAAGCGACATTCTTCGATCCAAGctgaaacaatttgaaaacacCCCTGCATCCGGTCAAGAGTCAAGCGACAAAATCAGAGATTTGGAGAAATTGGTGCGGAAGTATCAGATCGAAGCTGATATTTTGAGAGCCAAAGTTACATCTATGGAAAGCGATGCCGCCAACAAGGATGAAGACGAGTCTAATGAACGGATTGAGGATTTGGAAAAAGGTCTTCAGAGGAGCACAACTGAAGGAAATATGTTGAGAGCCAAAATGCGAATGTTTGAAAGCGAATCCAGTGCTGCATCGGATTCCAAAAATGAGAAAATTGAGGAGTTGCAGCGTGGTTTGAAGAAGAGCACCACAGAAAGTACTATATTGCGTTCGAAGTTGAACGAGTTGGAGAACAAGCAAACAGCATCCGGCGCAAGCATGTACAAGGTAGAGCAACTTGAAGCTGAGTTAAAGAAAAAGAACATTGAAAATGACATTCTAAGATCTAAAGTAGAGCAGTTGGAACGAGTTCCACTGGCAGATAGTCCAGCGAATGCAAAAGTTGAGGAGCTTCAAAAGGAGGTAAGGAAGCTGAAGATTGAAAACGATATTCTGCGTTCGAAGCTAAATCACGCTGAGGAAGAGCCGACAGAATCACAAGAATCTACAGATCGCATAACTGGGCTTGAAAATGAATTGAAGAAACGCGTTATTGAAAGCGATATTCTTAGGGCAAAGGTGACTCAGCTGGAGTGTGAGCTGTCGCCCACCAAAAACTCTGGAGAACGCATTGAAGACCTTGAAAGTGAGCTGAAGAAAAAGATGCTCGAAAACGACATTCTCAAATCCAAGGTCACTCAACTGGAAGGGGAAGTACTTGCAAGTCAGTCCAATGGCAAAAAGGGTGAATCACAGGAATTGAAGAAGCTCAAAGAAAAACACGAGGAAGTGTTGAACAAAGCCAAAGAACTGCTATTCGAACGCACCAAAACAGTTAAAACTCAGGAAATGCAAATCAAGGCACTCCAGAATCAGATAGAAAACATCAAGGAAGTCGTGACGGTCACGAAGGATATGCTCAACATTCGAAATATGGAGCACGAACAGTTACAGACCCGCTTCGAGAACATTGACAGTAAAATGAAGGCTGAACGGGAGCGACAGACGCTTCTTGAAAAGAAACTGGCCGCCTCCCAGAAGCTGTACAACGATCTGAGGGAAGAATATACCAAGCAGGTGGATCTCTTCAAG GTCTCTCCCACCTGTTCTTCTTGCAGGACATCCAAAAATGCTACACCGAAAAGATCGAGCTCATCAAAGAAGAAGTCGAGCAGGTCCGTAACGGAAGGAAGTAATGGCCATACCAACAACAAAGCAAACAACGTCGGCAGCAGTGGCAGTGCCCTCCTCCATCCAGACGAAATACGACCGGGCAACAGTTTTACCTTTCGAGAAAATTCCAACGCAGAAGCTGAACCACCACAGATGAGAAGCTGTAACTGTTGCCGGACATCGTAA
- the LOC5565210 gene encoding CAP-Gly domain-containing linker protein 1 isoform X3, whose product MSDLEEIGDMSNFDAWLEKDFLSKISRLETECEDSREKIKTLDKDLKKKTIECDILRAKVGKLETVPSNNAASTEKIEILEKELKRKTMELDILRSKLSNAEAKPEGSQDLAERVKQLEKELKKRIIENGILRGKLTDMDSEPQTPDAQEKVDELVRGLQRTESVVLKEKVRELEGDHEASERTGELERELKKKNIESDILRSKLKQFENTPASGQESSDKIRDLEKLVRKYQIEADILRAKVTSMESDAANKDEDESNERIEDLEKGLQRSTTEGNMLRAKMRMFESESSAASDSKNEKIEELQRGLKKSTTESTILRSKLNELENKQTASGASMYKVEQLEAELKKKNIENDILRSKVEQLERVPLADSPANAKVEELQKEVRKLKIENDILRSKLNHAEEEPTESQESTDRITGLENELKKRVIESDILRAKVTQLECELSPTKNSGERIEDLESELKKKMLENDILKSKVTQLEGEVLASQSNGKKGESQELKKLKEKHEEVLNKAKELLFERTKTVKTQEMQIKALQNQIENIKEVVTVTKDMLNIRNMEHEQLQTRFENIDSKMKAERERQTLLEKKLAASQKLYNDLREEYTKQVDLFKTTARQAGLDFPVAKK is encoded by the exons ATGTCTGATTTGGAGGAAATTGGTGATATGAGCAATTTTGATGCGTGGCTAGAGAAAGATTTCCTGAGCAAAATCAGCCGGCTGGAGACGGAATGTGAGGATTCGAGAGAGAAGATCAAGACGTTGGACAAGGATCTCAAGAAAAAGACCATTGAATGTGATATTTTGAGGGCAAAAGTAGGCAAGCTGGAAACGGTGCCGTCGAATAATGCAGCTTCCACAGAAAAGATCGAGATTTTGGAGAAAGAGCTCAAGAGGAAAACTATGGAGCTTGATATCCTGAGATCAAAGCTGTCTAACGCCGAAGCAAAACCAGAGGGATCGCAAGACCTGGCTGAAAGGGTGAAACAGTTGGAGAAGGAATTAAAGAAGAGGATAATCGAGAATGGAATACTAAGGGGCAAGCTTACAGACATGGATTCAGAACCCCAAACTCCCGATGCACAGGAAAAAGTTGATGAACTGGTTCGAGGTCTTCAGCGGACGGAAAGTGTAGTGCTGAAGGAGAAGGTTAGGGAACTTGAGGGCGATCACGAGGCATCAGAGAGAACCGGCGAGCTTGAACGAGAACTAAAGAAAAAGAATATCGAAAGCGACATTCTTCGATCCAAGctgaaacaatttgaaaacacCCCTGCATCCGGTCAAGAGTCAAGCGACAAAATCAGAGATTTGGAGAAATTGGTGCGGAAGTATCAGATCGAAGCTGATATTTTGAGAGCCAAAGTTACATCTATGGAAAGCGATGCCGCCAACAAGGATGAAGACGAGTCTAATGAACGGATTGAGGATTTGGAAAAAGGTCTTCAGAGGAGCACAACTGAAGGAAATATGTTGAGAGCCAAAATGCGAATGTTTGAAAGCGAATCCAGTGCTGCATCGGATTCCAAAAATGAGAAAATTGAGGAGTTGCAGCGTGGTTTGAAGAAGAGCACCACAGAAAGTACTATATTGCGTTCGAAGTTGAACGAGTTGGAGAACAAGCAAACAGCATCCGGCGCAAGCATGTACAAGGTAGAGCAACTTGAAGCTGAGTTAAAGAAAAAGAACATTGAAAATGACATTCTAAGATCTAAAGTAGAGCAGTTGGAACGAGTTCCACTGGCAGATAGTCCAGCGAATGCAAAAGTTGAGGAGCTTCAAAAGGAGGTAAGGAAGCTGAAGATTGAAAACGATATTCTGCGTTCGAAGCTAAATCACGCTGAGGAAGAGCCGACAGAATCACAAGAATCTACAGATCGCATAACTGGGCTTGAAAATGAATTGAAGAAACGCGTTATTGAAAGCGATATTCTTAGGGCAAAGGTGACTCAGCTGGAGTGTGAGCTGTCGCCCACCAAAAACTCTGGAGAACGCATTGAAGACCTTGAAAGTGAGCTGAAGAAAAAGATGCTCGAAAACGACATTCTCAAATCCAAGGTCACTCAACTGGAAGGGGAAGTACTTGCAAGTCAGTCCAATGGCAAAAAGGGTGAATCACAGGAATTGAAGAAGCTCAAAGAAAAACACGAGGAAGTGTTGAACAAAGCCAAAGAACTGCTATTCGAACGCACCAAAACAGTTAAAACTCAGGAAATGCAAATCAAGGCACTCCAGAATCAGATAGAAAACATCAAGGAAGTCGTGACGGTCACGAAGGATATGCTCAACATTCGAAATATGGAGCACGAACAGTTACAGACCCGCTTCGAGAACATTGACAGTAAAATGAAGGCTGAACGGGAGCGACAGACGCTTCTTGAAAAGAAACTGGCCGCCTCCCAGAAGCTGTACAACGATCTGAGGGAAGAATATACCAAGCAGGTGGATCTCTTCAAG ACTACGGCGCGGCAAGCTGGCCTAGACTTTCCCGTAGCAAAAAAATAG
- the LOC5565210 gene encoding centrosomal protein of 83 kDa isoform X2: MSDLEEIGDMSNFDAWLEKDFLSKISRLETECEDSREKIKTLDKDLKKKTIECDILRAKVGKLETVPSNNAASTEKIEILEKELKRKTMELDILRSKLSNAEAKPEGSQDLAERVKQLEKELKKRIIENGILRGKLTDMDSEPQTPDAQEKVDELVRGLQRTESVVLKEKVRELEGDHEASERTGELERELKKKNIESDILRSKLKQFENTPASGQESSDKIRDLEKLVRKYQIEADILRAKVTSMESDAANKDEDESNERIEDLEKGLQRSTTEGNMLRAKMRMFESESSAASDSKNEKIEELQRGLKKSTTESTILRSKLNELENKQTASGASMYKVEQLEAELKKKNIENDILRSKVEQLERVPLADSPANAKVEELQKEVRKLKIENDILRSKLNHAEEEPTESQESTDRITGLENELKKRVIESDILRAKVTQLECELSPTKNSGERIEDLESELKKKMLENDILKSKVTQLEGEVLASQSNGKKGESQELKKLKEKHEEVLNKAKELLFERTKTVKTQEMQIKALQNQIENIKEVVTVTKDMLNIRNMEHEQLQTRFENIDSKMKAERERQTLLEKKLAASQKLYNDLREEYTKQVDLFKDIQKCYTEKIELIKEEVEQVRNGRK; encoded by the exons ATGTCTGATTTGGAGGAAATTGGTGATATGAGCAATTTTGATGCGTGGCTAGAGAAAGATTTCCTGAGCAAAATCAGCCGGCTGGAGACGGAATGTGAGGATTCGAGAGAGAAGATCAAGACGTTGGACAAGGATCTCAAGAAAAAGACCATTGAATGTGATATTTTGAGGGCAAAAGTAGGCAAGCTGGAAACGGTGCCGTCGAATAATGCAGCTTCCACAGAAAAGATCGAGATTTTGGAGAAAGAGCTCAAGAGGAAAACTATGGAGCTTGATATCCTGAGATCAAAGCTGTCTAACGCCGAAGCAAAACCAGAGGGATCGCAAGACCTGGCTGAAAGGGTGAAACAGTTGGAGAAGGAATTAAAGAAGAGGATAATCGAGAATGGAATACTAAGGGGCAAGCTTACAGACATGGATTCAGAACCCCAAACTCCCGATGCACAGGAAAAAGTTGATGAACTGGTTCGAGGTCTTCAGCGGACGGAAAGTGTAGTGCTGAAGGAGAAGGTTAGGGAACTTGAGGGCGATCACGAGGCATCAGAGAGAACCGGCGAGCTTGAACGAGAACTAAAGAAAAAGAATATCGAAAGCGACATTCTTCGATCCAAGctgaaacaatttgaaaacacCCCTGCATCCGGTCAAGAGTCAAGCGACAAAATCAGAGATTTGGAGAAATTGGTGCGGAAGTATCAGATCGAAGCTGATATTTTGAGAGCCAAAGTTACATCTATGGAAAGCGATGCCGCCAACAAGGATGAAGACGAGTCTAATGAACGGATTGAGGATTTGGAAAAAGGTCTTCAGAGGAGCACAACTGAAGGAAATATGTTGAGAGCCAAAATGCGAATGTTTGAAAGCGAATCCAGTGCTGCATCGGATTCCAAAAATGAGAAAATTGAGGAGTTGCAGCGTGGTTTGAAGAAGAGCACCACAGAAAGTACTATATTGCGTTCGAAGTTGAACGAGTTGGAGAACAAGCAAACAGCATCCGGCGCAAGCATGTACAAGGTAGAGCAACTTGAAGCTGAGTTAAAGAAAAAGAACATTGAAAATGACATTCTAAGATCTAAAGTAGAGCAGTTGGAACGAGTTCCACTGGCAGATAGTCCAGCGAATGCAAAAGTTGAGGAGCTTCAAAAGGAGGTAAGGAAGCTGAAGATTGAAAACGATATTCTGCGTTCGAAGCTAAATCACGCTGAGGAAGAGCCGACAGAATCACAAGAATCTACAGATCGCATAACTGGGCTTGAAAATGAATTGAAGAAACGCGTTATTGAAAGCGATATTCTTAGGGCAAAGGTGACTCAGCTGGAGTGTGAGCTGTCGCCCACCAAAAACTCTGGAGAACGCATTGAAGACCTTGAAAGTGAGCTGAAGAAAAAGATGCTCGAAAACGACATTCTCAAATCCAAGGTCACTCAACTGGAAGGGGAAGTACTTGCAAGTCAGTCCAATGGCAAAAAGGGTGAATCACAGGAATTGAAGAAGCTCAAAGAAAAACACGAGGAAGTGTTGAACAAAGCCAAAGAACTGCTATTCGAACGCACCAAAACAGTTAAAACTCAGGAAATGCAAATCAAGGCACTCCAGAATCAGATAGAAAACATCAAGGAAGTCGTGACGGTCACGAAGGATATGCTCAACATTCGAAATATGGAGCACGAACAGTTACAGACCCGCTTCGAGAACATTGACAGTAAAATGAAGGCTGAACGGGAGCGACAGACGCTTCTTGAAAAGAAACTGGCCGCCTCCCAGAAGCTGTACAACGATCTGAGGGAAGAATATACCAAGCAGGTGGATCTCTTCAAG GACATCCAAAAATGCTACACCGAAAAGATCGAGCTCATCAAAGAAGAAGTCGAGCAGGTCCGTAACGGAAGGAAGTAA